The Salvia splendens isolate huo1 chromosome 20, SspV2, whole genome shotgun sequence nucleotide sequence aatgtggacagttatactgcattcacttatacacccTTGTACAGAAGCctcaaaataatgcctaaaaactgatacataatgcattataataatcaaataatgttcagaatcaatcaacaaatgcaccacgaatattgcaatcacccattgtcccatgtccaacaacagtcacatgaagcataaaccatgataaataatgcactaaaataaataaataatgtacagatccggtcaagtaatgaacatacaaatattccattcactctttgacccatgtacaacagcagtcacatgatgcataaaacataataaaaatgcattcaaataaccaaataatgaacagaatctctcaagtaatgaacatataaatattgcattcactcttatactcatgtacaacagcggccaaatgatgcataaaataggaaaaataatgcatagaaatagctacgtaatgtacagattcgatcaagtaatgaacatacaaatattgcatttactCTATGACGCATGTACAACACAAGTCACATAATGgctaaaccatgataaataatgcagtgaaatagctacataatgtaaaAATTAATCAACTAATGAACATACAACTACCGCATTCACTCATTTACCCATGTACAACAACATAATGCCTAAAACATAATGCACAACACTTCCTACAATAATGTATACATTCCATCGAATAATGCACGACATAATATAACATACACTCAACCCAAAACCATAATGTATACCAATCCATACAATGTACagaacaaataatgcacaaacgAATATTAAAACAATAACAAATTTGGTAAACAACTCCCTACAATACTCAACAAATCGcagcaaataatgcacaaatgataACAACATTCACTCATTTACAGGCTTCTTATTAAACTGATTCCTGTAGtttcaaacaaaaatataatgcACAACAATTCCTACAATAATGTACACATTGCATCAAACAATGCACGAATAAATACAACATTCACTCAATTACAGACATATTAAGTTGTCGACATTGTTCACCTGCAGCCTGGGTTGGTTGGCTTTTGAAAGGCCTGCCTCGTTTCGTCATCCTGGATCTGTGACACAAACCAAAAATCAAATCGGATACAATCTTCTCTCCAAAATCGCTCAATACACAATTGTCAACAAGTTATTAACTACAAACTTCAATAATCGACAGAACCCTAACACAAATGAACACGATTTTACGATTTACGAAAATCTCGACCAAAACAAGTGTGAAAAACATTGAATCGACGATTAGGTGGTGTGTCAGCGGTGATAATCGGCGATAAACAGTGGGTATTACGAAAATTTGAAGCGTTAAAACCCTACCTTGTTGTCGACTCGAACTGGAAGTCGCGCGCGAAGGGAGTGAGTTTTCGATAGTGAAACGGCGGCGGAAGGTTGAATTAACAACGAAAATCGACACTAAGGTTGGTTTCCAGTGGATTGGAGTGGTTGCTGGGGTTTGGAAATGAGGGGGAATTCGGGGAGACGGTGTTGAATCGTGGGTTTGAGGAGTGCGACGGtgggagtgagagagagagtgggtaGATGGAAGGTTTATGAAAAGCACTCTGAAATCTCGCTCATTACATTTTAATTCATTGTTGTTTTACAATTATACCCATATAATGCACAGAATGAGtttaataatgcaacacgggatgaTTTTGTGATGCTTCATCTAGTCCATCCATTCCATCAATCTAATGGTTGATGTTAAGagggaacttaaatctaagggaggAAAATGAGATTAACactataggggagcgttattctcctattcattccttagatcctttattcttcttaatatgagcagttagatctcattcatcaactgtccagatgatctgcattattacactataatgatgcattattagtcagtgtgcattattcaactgaaaatctgcattattacactataatggtgcattattagtcggtgtgcattattcaacggaaaatctgcattattaaatgacacgtgacactaatctaaccgtcggatgacaaaatcgtggggctgggatcaagaaggaaaaaggagaaaatatgcaaaaaggaaatgaatacatccctatatatatatatatatatagggtagtgttaatctccttttctccccttagatttaagttccttcttcaTTTGGAGCGTTAGATTAGATGGATGGACGATCCGGATTAGAAGCATAGTTAGGATTCCGTCGGTGCATTATTTGGTGCATTTCGTGCATCATAGGGGTTAATTAGTAAATGTATATTCTCAATACCTCCCAAAAACAGCATGTGCGAGATTTTAGGCAGAGTATACCCACGACCTTCCATTTACTCTACACATTTGTCACTCCAAACGTATCTACTCTCAATCTCTCTACCCGCTTCGTCTCCCCAATCTCTATCCCAtttcaaaaccctagccgcctatTCAAGGTACCGGCCATCTCAACGGACCTTCGAAGGTCGTCAGATTCCCGGTTCAACAACCCTCCCATTTTGTACAAGCATTTTCTGCGGTCGACGAGGAGGTACGGCTTGTCGAAGATTAATTTCTGGGTTTCAGCAAACGTTTCTCCCCGATTTTCGACCCTACCTCACCACACAAACGACGATTCACCCATTTTTTCCCATAAATGAGGATATTTTCAAAATGGGATTTCTTCTAGATTATGGTTAAAAATTGTTTAGTTACCCATTATGTAGATGAAATCTGATAGGGTTCTGATTTTTTGGTTCGTCTCCCAGATTTATCACGACGAAAAGAGGACGTCCTTCCACTTCACAACCATCCCAGCCTGAAGGTGagcattcaatttcatttgcaTGTCCAATTCCTGAAATAATTGGCTGCTTCTGTACATGAAGTATTGGGCGAATGCAAAATTCATGGCCGCATTATTTaactgaatctgtacattatttacatATTTGTATGCATTAATTATCATGTTTTAGGCATTATAGgcctgctgttgtacatgagtcaatGAGTGAATGCAGTAGTTGTATGttcatttcttgattgaatctgtacattatgtagctatttctatgcattatttagcATGGTTTAGCCATTATGTGActtgtgttgtacatgggtcaaagagtgaatgcaatatttgtatgttcattacttgatcgaatttgtacattatgtagctatttctatgcattctTTATCctattttatgcatcatttgactgctgttgtacatgagtctaagagtgactGCAGTATTTacatgttcattacttgagtgagtcggttcattatttggctatttgaacgcattatttatcttgttttatgcatcatgtgactgctgttgtacatgagtcaaagagtgaatggaatatttgtatgttcattacttgatcggatctgtacattatttagttattttagtgcattatttatcatggtttatgctttatgtgactGTTGTTGGACATGAGACAATgagtgattgcaatattcatggtgcatttgttgatttattctgaacattatttgattattaaaatgcattatgtatcagtttttatgcattattttgatgcttatgtacaagggtgtataagtgaatgcagtataactgtcgacattattttattcagtctgtacattatgtaactaattgtatgttattactatatgttgtacaacattaaagcagctaagattggacatcgacgaggcggtcgatgatatactgccagtaggaattgcccaTAAATTCCGGGAGTGATTATCAGAGGCCGGGACTAGTACAGCTCCGGAAGAGACCGAGGATAGAAAACCAAGGGGTAGgaacgtcgaccatctgtattgtTGACGAACTCCTACagagtttctgaattgtataaagagtttaactccacggcagaagatagccgtcacggaacttgtacatgagtctaagagtgaatgcaatatttgtacattatttagctatttctatgcattatttatcctgttttatgtatcatttgactgctgttgtacattacttaagaatgaatgcaatatttgtatgttcattatttgagtgattttgtacattatttggctatttgaatgcattatttatcctgtttaaTGCATCGCGTGGTTGCTGTCGTAcatactaaaccctagcccctaggcttgttaaacccctagggaaaacaagaaacatgcgccaaacatcgaaacacgacacaccTTAAATTAAAcaggtcaggataaatgttcattacatatcacaaaaaatgcattacagaaactaaactacgcattatactacactaaaatgtacattatgtatatctgttttaaaaaatacctacgcgctatgcatgtgcaatccgagatgaattactgcagctcgtgtatttggacaacattttttagacttaaAACATATTATATCTTAGCCCCTgggattgttaaacccttagggactTCTTATGGTCGATGGACTTCTTATGGCCCTCCCTATTGcatacgcattatactacactaaAATGTATATTATGTATATCGTCGATGGACTTCATATGGCCCTCCCTATTGCATACGACGTAATACCACGTTGTAACTTCGTCCACCTTCCTCACACCTTGTTTGCGCGTGTCAAACCCAACGGCCCTAGCATACACATCATAAAACGCGAGAGCAAACTCTAATGATTCGAACCTCTGACCAACTACAGGCTTTATCTGCTCAGAACATGCAGGCACAACGCGTCCTGTTTACAAACACGAAACAGTATACATGTTAAGCTATAGATGCATTATATGaaatatactatacattatATAACATAAAACAGTGCATTACATAAGCATAATTATACATTACATGTATAATTTTTCATAACTAATCATTCGATGTTAAACCAACGTAAATGTTTTGAATCGCATATTATACCACAACCTGGGCCCAGAAATCGGCAACCCTACGGGGAAGATTGAAATTCAATGTCACGTGAAATAACAAAAACTATAAACTTGAATAAACCGTAGCAACAACAAAACCGTTAAACGTCTAAATTGATTCAATAAACCAACACCCAAGCACACAAACATGAAACAATAATTCGTTGAGTTAAACATATTGGGTCGTGCGGCTGAATTACACATAACAGTTGTTAGAAACTGCAATATTAAACAACAAACCAGCAACCAAATCATGGTCCAACAATTTTTTCCCAGATTATAACAATTGACAGCAACCAATTCAGTTCACATGGGCGAAAATTACAttattaccttcttccattgataCTTGAAATACCGGGGATGAACCGTATTCGTAATATTTGGATTCAAAAAATCGCTTCAACAAAGATTGATCGTCGATTAGCAGTAAGCACTCGGCTAAACGCTGGAATATGGAGCACGCAGTGGACTAAATCTGGAAAAGATTTGCTTCAAAACTGCAATACGCATTGAGGGAGGTATTCACGCCACTTTCCATAACTAACTACAACACAGAATTTCAATTATACCCTTCTCACGTAAATAATGCATGCAATCTGATAATTAGAATCAATTATTTAGTCCATTGGATCGGCTCAAATAAAGGGTGgagattaagaaggagattggatttaataggtgaaaaggatttgaacacaatcctatatatatatatatatatatatatatatatatatatatatatatatatatatatattacaatttTTGTATTAAACCTCATGGAGCATCTTTTTCTATCAATGTTTAATACTAATAGACAGAAAAAGtacatctaatttttttttcgtttattGTTATTGTAATCACATGCCTTTTACAATTGATATGATCATAAACAACTTTATTACTACTCCTATTTTTATATGCAAAGTTCATTTATTTGAGAGTAAGAGAAAATTTGAATGGGCAAACTAGATTTAGGAAAAGGACCCAATAATTTAGAACTGTTGGGCCTTTTGGACTCTTAACGACgttgtaaaaataaataaattatggccCAAACGAGTTTAAAACtaaagaatataaaaaaataaagagagagaaaaaaattgcACAAGCAAATGAAAAAACGTAAAGAGGAAAAATTTGGAAATCGGAGACAAAGCGCAACCATCGGTTGAAATCGCAGagaatttgtttgttgattgGGAGAAAGAGAGATTCCGGAGTCAAAAGTGGAAAGGAATTGTAGCAATTTTGTCGAAAACAATTTAAAATGGTGGAAAACAAAGCTGAGATTCCAGAGAAGTACGATTTGAATGCGAAATGGGATGCCTGTGTCGATTTAAGCGTGCGCCGCTTCGTCTACTCATCTTTCGCCGGCGGTTTTGCCGGACTTCTCCTCTTCCGTGAGTGTTTCTTTCTCagattaatttgttttttagtttTGTGAATCGACATGTTGCGGAATTTGTGGTTTCGGTGTTTTGAGCTGATTATTTGATGTATTTAGGTTTTTGTGTTGTGGAAAGGAAGAGAATGTATGTGATTGGGAGTAGAGTGATTTGCAATGTGTATCATATGCTAAATTTGTTGCTGAATGATTGTGTTTTTGTGTGTGATTGTGTTTTTGTTACTGAATGATTATAAATGTAGAATGTAGAATGCAGAATGTGTGCTGAATTTGTTTCTCCAGTTCAACTTTTTTGTTATAGATTAGATGAGATTAGGAGAGTTTTTTCTATCATGATGAGATTTTCTTTGTGCATTTTCATACCAATTACTTGAATGCATATTTACTCGGATTAGTTTATCGATCAGTTTAACCAATCAGTCAGCTATGTCAAATGTTGCATCAGGAAGTCCTGTAACGCGCTGGGCTTCAGTAGCGTTTGGTGCCGGGCTGGGGGTCGGCTCTGCATACTCAGAGTGTGCTCATAAGTTTGATACTTCTTCACCAAAATTGACTCCTAATGTTTCTGAGACTCCTCTGCCTGAGGTAAGTAAATGAGTCAGTGACATCACGGATTGTATTGTATCGCATTCATTTGGAGATATGATTGTCACATTGTCTTTTATATGTTCCATTCGAGTAGTAAATCAATAATTTCTGGCTAATAAGAGTGTGACTGTACTATTTTAGTGTTTCCTTTTCTGGACTTTTTATAGAATATATTAGTGGTTTTCTGGTATGTGATTAGCATCGTATACACTTGAGCTAATGAGTAAATAGAGGTGGTATATGAAGATTTTATTCGTTGCATGTTTGTCTGGTGATAGTAGGAAGTTTGTGTAGTCTACCTTGAGGCCAATTCCCCATGTTCTTGCATTCCTGCTATCTTTCTTCTCAGATTACCCATCTGCCTCTGGCTCTAAAAGTTTTGATGCATGTAAATCCCTAAGGGAGTACGCttactttgagtgatatgagtgATTGATTAAACATAGGATTAAATTTTTGGAGGATAACGATGAAAAGATGAAACAAACTAAAAGTTATCTAAATTTGAGATTACTATTAGTTGGTATATGCAAGTAGATGCAAATGCGTCAGCTTAGACAGTCGGTATTCTGATGTGATCTGTTTATCTTTATATGTCGAAACAGCTTCACCCCCTCTTCCCCCACCCCCTCATGTAAGTTATAATATTGAACAATAAATCTATTCATTGCAGACTAGAGAAGAATAGAGCAACAACTTCAGGCCATATTTTCCCAGGATTCGACTTCCGTTTTCCCTAGATATTTTCATCTTCTCGACTTAGAGAATGCATTTCCAAGATTATTGTTCGCGCCACTCAATAACACAATGATGTGTTGCATTGTTTTTACAAATGCTATCTCTTATCTATTGAATCTCTGTATGGGAGAAGCTGAACACAAGTCAAAGAAGAGAATAACCAGTATTGTTTTGAGGTATTTGACACATTTCCTGTCTTGTCTGTTAAGGCTCTTATTTCTCTCTTGAGTGAAATTAACTCTGCATTTCCGACGAGTTTACGATGCTAAATAAACTGAAAAAATGCTCAACCCTAGTCGGAGGTTGCAATGATCCTTGTGTATGAATGTTTGGCTCATATTCTACTTGTTAATGTTATAAGGGTtatgaaaaaggaaatgtgcaATTTTGTTTGAGTGGTGAAAATGCTGATATGTTCCATATTTTTCTCAAATGTTCCCTTGTATAATTAGGAGATGTTTGATCCAATATGAGAAAAGGGAAAGGAATCAAGAAAGCCAGATGGATATAAGCGAAAGAATGGTTCCCAATTTACAATATGTTTGATTCACAACCAAAAATGAATTATTTGGTTAATTAATGGGTTAGTCCACTACGAAAACTAGACAAAATGAAAATGCAAATTGGATTAGATAATAAACAAGCGCGTCCATTTGAATAATTGTCGATCTTGAAATAAATATTGGAGTTAAAAGTACTCCTATAAAGTTTATGGTAATAAAAAAAGGGCAAAAtcaaatttctaaaaaaaacttactgatatttaattgaaaaaattatcaaatcTATTGGGGAATAACCGAAGTACGGTACGGAATACCGTTATGCAAATtaatctattttgttcacaaaatatttaaaagtaggattttcgaagattttttctttttaattctatataaatatattaaatataatgtaatatatataatatttcaacGTGTAacaatttttcggtataccgagtattcggtataccacggtatatgAAAATTGATACCGTTGCCATATCGAAATCTGGCCGAAAATTGCGATATATTGAAAAACCGATATTTTTGGTACGGTAAGTGTGGTATTTCGATACTTTTTTCCACCCCTATTTTAACCCTAGTCTTAGTTCACGACTAAGATTAATTACTTTCCTTTCAGTTTCCATACTCAATAGAATGAGGTTGCTTAAACTCCCTTCGCTTTGTGATGAGTGAATACTAGACTGTTTAAGTTCGACTCATTTAAATATTGGGGTATTTGAGCTCGTCTCGAGCTTATGTCCTATTTATTATACAAGATTAGTCACATATTCATTGACCTTGAGCTCGGGTGATGTGATATTATTCAAGGTAACtagtgtatatatttttgagCTTGAACTTTTCAAATTATTGTGAAAGACCGTAGGAATATTCAAAATGTGTCATTGATCAACTTGTTACTTGAGTTCCATTAAAAAGTAGATTGAAGAGTAAATGTAGTCCGCGAGCATGTTTAGAAACAAACGAATCTGAACGATCCCAATTAACTAAGCACCAATAAACACAAAATCGGTTCGATAAAACTATCGAGTTTAAAATCAGGCTCAAACTCAAACTCGTCTCGTTCACGAGCTTTCTCTATAAAATACTGAAAACATTTTTTGAGTACATAGATTCCATAGTTTTCACATCAGGCCCTATATGAGTTCATTAACTATACATTACAAACAAAGCCCATAAAATGATCTTAAAAAAGCCTAAATAACCGGCCCACCAAGAAGATGGCTCAATTAGGTTAGACGCCCAATATAAATGAAACTAGGGCTTCTCTTCCCATTTCCAACCTCGCCTGCTTCtcttcacacacaacacacagtgagctgcaatggcgccgaagCAGAAGACCCGCAATCCGGAGCTCATTCCCGGAGTCCGCAAGGTCTCGCGCTCCCAGATGTACCACAAGCGTGGTCTCTGGGCGATCAAGGCCAAAAACGGAGGCAAATTCCCCGTCCACGCCAAGCAGGAGACACTCGCCGCCGTCGAAGAGAAGCCGCCTAAGTTTTATCCCGCTGACGACATCAAAAAGCCTCTCTCCAACAAGCGCACGGCTAAGCCTACCAAGCTCAGGTTTTTAATTTTGCTAGGGTTTTGTGTTGGTGATTTTTTAATATGGATTTGTGGATTTGAGCTGATTTTTTGTGACTTTGTTTTGCTGTAGGGCGAGTGTTACTCCGGGAACTGTGTTGATCATTTTGACCGGGAGGTTTAAGGGGAAGAGAGTTGTGTTCTTGAAGCAGCTCACTTCTGGGCTGCTCCTTGTCACTGGTgagattattatattttatgctAGATTTGATTGGATGATTGCATAAGTAGATAGTACGTGCTTGATTTATTATCTAAATGAATGTAGTTTATGCATACCTCATATTGAACTCGTTTTTGTGTTGAAATGTTTGGTGTATAACTGATTTGTTTGCCTTCAAAGAATCTGTAAATTATGACGATGTTGCCTTTTTTGCCTCTAGTGTGCTTACTCAAATTGGGTTTGGTCCCTTTTTAGTGGATTACCATAATTACCTCTCTGAATTTGCAATGAGAGATAAATTATTTGTTATTAAGATTAGTTAAGATTAGTTATTGAGTTGAGGTTAAGGTTAGTTAAGATTAGTTATTGTACTAATAATATATCTTAGCCGTAGTTGAGTTTGATGCTGTGGATGGAGACTGATTTTTCTATGTTTTGACTATGCTATGTCTGTTTCTCATGTGGTGATTCTCCTTTTTTGGGGCAAGATATATTAAATTCTTGTATTGCCCAAGTGATATAATCATCAGACATCAATCCCCTTCTGTTGATTCCTTGCTTTGGTCCTCTGTTTTCGGAGACCTCTCACATCTTATCCGGAGGGGGAGCTCTCATATCCTATTGCCTTGGGTAGTGGGT carries:
- the LOC121782884 gene encoding 60S ribosomal protein L6-like, with the translated sequence MAPKQKTRNPELIPGVRKVSRSQMYHKRGLWAIKAKNGGKFPVHAKQETLAAVEEKPPKFYPADDIKKPLSNKRTAKPTKLRASVTPGTVLIILTGRFKGKRVVFLKQLTSGLLLVTGPYKVNGVPLRRVNQAYVIGTSTKVDISGVDVSKFDDKYFGKQVEKKKKKGETEFFEADKQEKNTLPTEKKDDQKAVDAPLLKALEAVPDLKAYLGARFSLKAGIKPHELVF